One window from the genome of Periophthalmus magnuspinnatus isolate fPerMag1 chromosome 18, fPerMag1.2.pri, whole genome shotgun sequence encodes:
- the ap1s1 gene encoding AP-1 complex subunit sigma-1A: MMRFMLLFSRQGKLRLQKWYMATAEREKKKMVRELMQIVLARKPKMCSFLEWRDLKIVYKRYASLYFCCAIEEQDNELITLEVIHRFVELLDKYFGSVCELDIIFNFEKAYFILDEFLMGGEIQDTSKKSVLKAIEQSDLLQEEDESPRSVLEEMGLA, from the exons ATG ATGCGGTTCATGCTGCTGTTCAGCCGCCAGGGGAAGCTTCGGCTGCAGAAATGGTACATGGCCACAgctgagagggagaaaaagaagatGGTGAGGGAGCTCATGCAGATCGTCCTGGCCCGAAAACCAAAGATGTGCAGCTTCCTGGAGTGGAGAGACCTCAAGATTGTCTACAAGAG GTATGCCAGTTTGTATTTCTGCTGTGCGATAGAAGAACAGGACAATGAGCTCATCACGTTGGAGGTCATCCATCGCTTTGTGGAGCTCCTGGACAAGTACTTTGGCAGT gtgtgtgaaCTAGACATCATCTTTAACTTTGAGAAGGCCTACTTCATCCTGGATGAGTTCCTGATGGGAGGAGAGATCCAGGACACCTCTAAGAAAAGTGTCCTCAAAGCCATCGAGCAGTCAGATCTACTACAGGAG gAGGATGAGTCACCGCGCAGTGTGCTGGAGGAGATGGGCCTGGCATAA
- the vgf gene encoding neurosecretory protein VGF: MMLPSKGSLFLLTGVSILHLSSLQPTRDGSELDTTLGPISGDGKDAITLRPHKMDDKEEDDVLFGDIEPQQLANILVKALRDKNKFRPEDSLENEEVEDRRQPDEIMDVKRQESVKDAPIEDITSRTIFKTLKEQTKLPSEFAEVEEPKSETLRQDEEEQLTAEELHSLETMMKEFPRVGMFEKRDDSSSFNEVLPANKKLEQKMKWREETQKALNIPSFSFMDELEKMKSFMDDVNTVKPQQEATEEMQPDEEESQEETDEENLSPEEEEARAKAEQDEMRRQAAEAQRARLEEKKLADIASDMLLRYMGKERTGPRQRYKQPLSDTPEDKRSDEQAQDLDPQTIDKLIEISSKLHLPADDVVDIISDVEEKKKRKDVLPPEISSRYPSNTETDQPFSSNLRSWFYPKTPPSQDLWSKPRKFQPGLWSQKTPEGWHKPLAYPVPYYRRYPLAYYPIPVVSPPRPQPWYYNPYSFNRFLTNPVSSYTSNAWTNPSPGWRMLRKPVPYYTNAAPLVNPWRFKIKAPPSRSVVRQNQWLASAPAQLKDANSKKTLSDFSNRREGLERYLQQFVQKKAHSLD, encoded by the exons ATGATGTTGCCGTCCAAAGGCAGCCTGTTCCTCCTGACTGGAGTCTCCATCCTGCACCTGTCCTCCCTCCAACCCACTAGAGACGGTTCAGAGCTGGACACCACACTTGGACCTATTTCTGGGGATGGAAAGGACGCCATCACTCTGCGTCCACACAAAATGGATGATAAAGAGGAAGATGATGTCCTTTTTGGAGACATCGAACCGCAACAACTAGCAAACATTTTAGTGAAAGCTTTAAGAGACAAGAATAAGTTTCGGCCTGAGGATAGTTTAGAAAATGAGGAGGTAGAAGACAGAAGACAACCGGACGAGATAATGGACGTTAAGAGACAAGAGAGTGTGAAGGATGCACCTATCGAGGATATAACTAGTCGCACAATTTTTAAGACTTTGAAGGAGCAAACAAAACTGCCTTCCGAGTTTGCTGAAGTAGAAGAACCAAAATCCGAAACCCTACGCCAAGATGAAGAGGAACAGTTGACCGCCGAGGAACTCCATAGTCTAGAGACCATGATGAAGGAGTTCCCTCGCGTGGGGATGTTTGAGAAGAGAGACGATTCCAGCAGTTTTAATGAGGTTCTACCAGCGAACAAGAAGCTGGAGCAGAAGATGAAGTGGCGGGAGGAAACGCAGAAGGCTTTAAACATTCCATCCTTTAGCTTCATGGATGAGTTGGAGAAGATGAAGTCTTTCATGGATGACGTCAACACAGTCAAACCCCAGCAAGAAGCTACTGAAGAGATGCAaccagatgaggaggagagccaAGAGGAG ACTGATGAGGAGAACTTGAGTCCCGAAGAGGAAGAAGCCCGAGCCAAAGCTGAGCAGGACGAGATGAGACGGCAGGCTGCTGAGGCACAGAGGGCTCGCCTTGAGGAGAAGAAACTGGCTGACATCGCTTCAGACATGCTCCTGCGCTACATGGGCAAAGAGCGCACAGGCCCtaggcagag GTACAAGCAACCACTGTCCGACACCCCTGAGGACAAGCGCTCTGATGAACAAGCTCAAGACCTGGACCCTCAGACCATTGACAAGCTCATTGAGATTTCCAGCAAGCTCCACCTGCCAGCAGACGACGTGGTCGACATCATCAGCGACGTCGAGGAAAAGAAAAAACGGAAAGATGTACTGCCTCCTGAGATATCCTCAAGGTATCCCTCCAACACGGAAACCGATCAACCATTCTCCAGTAATCTCCGAAGCTGGTTTTACCCCAAAACACCACCTTCACAAGATCTTTGGAGCAAGCCCAGAAAGTTTCAACCTGGACTTTGGTCGCAAAAAACTCCAGAAGGTTGGCACAAACCTCTAGCCTACCCTGTCCCTTACTATCGCAGGTATCCGCTGGCATACTACCCAATCCCTGTTGTGTCACCACCTAGGCCTCAACCATGGTACTACAACCCTTACTCATTCAATCGCTTCTTGACAAATCCAGTTAGCTCCTACACTTCCAATGCATGGACTAACCCCAGTCCCGGATGGCGTATGCTCAGAAAACCTGTGCCATATTACACTAATGCTGCCCCCTTGGTGAACCCGTGGCGATTTAAGATCAAAGCTCCCCCAAGTCGGTCGGTGGTGCGGCAAAACCAGTGGTTAGCCTCCGCTCCGGCACAGTTAAAAGATGCTAACTCCAAAAAGACATTAAGCGACTTTAGCAACAGAAGAGAGGGTCTGGAGAGATACCTACAGCAGTTTGTCCAGAAAAAGGCACATTCGTTAGACTAA